In Flavobacterium endoglycinae, one DNA window encodes the following:
- a CDS encoding CvfB family protein has translation MLEIGKYNTLTILRDTKVGLFLGKPEEDPEGTHDVLLPNKYVPNEFEIGEEIIVFVYLDHEQRPVATTLKPYIFLNEFALLRVNYINNVGAFMDWGMEKDILVPFKEQARPMEKGKRYLVYLYLDTKTNRLVASSKTNQFLNNDNLTVEKGEEVDLIVSHITDMGINVIINEKHKGLLYKDQVYDDSIRTGDRMRGYIKNIRPDHKIDVTLQIEGYQGVEPNAEKILDELRANRGFLRLNDDSHPEDIKTVLKMSKKTFKKAIGALYKEKLIEIKEDGIYLVKEN, from the coding sequence ATGCTTGAAATAGGAAAATACAATACACTTACCATATTACGTGATACCAAAGTGGGATTATTTTTAGGAAAACCTGAAGAAGATCCAGAAGGAACTCACGATGTTTTACTGCCTAATAAATACGTGCCGAATGAATTTGAAATTGGCGAAGAAATCATTGTTTTCGTTTATTTAGATCACGAACAACGTCCTGTCGCTACTACGCTTAAACCTTATATTTTTCTAAATGAATTTGCTCTTTTACGCGTAAATTACATTAATAATGTAGGTGCATTTATGGATTGGGGAATGGAGAAAGATATTCTGGTACCGTTTAAAGAACAAGCAAGGCCAATGGAAAAAGGCAAACGCTATTTGGTATACTTGTATCTTGATACTAAAACCAATCGCTTAGTTGCTTCTAGTAAGACAAACCAATTTTTGAACAACGACAATTTAACAGTCGAAAAAGGAGAAGAAGTTGATTTAATTGTTTCGCATATTACAGACATGGGAATCAATGTTATTATCAATGAAAAACACAAAGGACTTTTATATAAAGATCAGGTTTATGACGATTCTATAAGAACTGGTGACAGAATGCGAGGTTATATCAAAAATATCCGTCCGGATCATAAAATAGATGTAACCCTTCAAATAGAGGGATATCAAGGTGTTGAACCAAATGCAGAAAAAATATTAGATGAATTAAGAGCCAATAGAGGCTTTTTACGTTTAAATGATGATTCACACCCTGAAGACATTAAAACAGTTTTAAAGATGAGTAAAAAGACCTTTAAAAAAGCAATTGGAGCCTTATATAAAGAAAAACTCATTGAAATTAAAGAAGATGGAATTTATCTGGTAAAAGAAAACTAG
- the menA gene encoding 1,4-dihydroxy-2-naphthoate octaprenyltransferase, with amino-acid sequence MKHWIEAARLRTLPLSVSGIIVGSIYALSNPTETINTPTEVFSWKIFGFALLTTLGLQVLSNFANDYGDGVKGTDNADRVGPQRAIQSGIITPQAMKKAIIITSLLTLLSAITLIYFAFGKDNFEYSIFFLLLGIAAIISAIRYTVGNSAYGYKGFGDLFVFIFFGLVSTLGVNFLYSKEVDPLLILPAVAIGLLSVGVLNLNNMRDEESDRKSGKNTIVVQIGGKKAKNYHFALIVSAMVLVVVFAVLSDYRLDQYLFLLAYIPLTKHLITIYKNQNPKLLDPELKKLALSTFLLSILLTICMISLAADIFVNLFMGGR; translated from the coding sequence ATGAAACATTGGATTGAAGCCGCAAGACTGCGCACATTACCTTTATCAGTTTCTGGAATTATTGTTGGAAGTATATATGCGCTTTCAAATCCAACAGAAACCATTAATACTCCAACAGAAGTTTTCAGTTGGAAAATATTTGGTTTTGCCCTTTTAACAACACTTGGTTTGCAAGTATTATCTAATTTTGCCAACGATTACGGCGATGGCGTAAAAGGAACCGATAATGCTGATCGTGTTGGTCCACAGCGTGCTATTCAAAGCGGAATCATTACACCGCAAGCCATGAAAAAAGCGATAATAATTACGTCATTACTGACTTTATTATCAGCTATTACCTTGATTTATTTTGCTTTTGGAAAAGATAACTTTGAATATTCTATCTTTTTCTTATTACTTGGAATCGCGGCAATTATTTCTGCAATTCGTTATACAGTTGGAAATTCGGCTTATGGCTATAAAGGATTTGGCGACTTATTCGTTTTCATCTTTTTTGGTTTGGTAAGTACACTTGGAGTAAACTTTTTATATTCAAAAGAAGTAGATCCGTTATTGATTCTGCCAGCTGTTGCCATTGGTTTATTAAGTGTCGGTGTTTTAAACCTAAACAATATGCGCGACGAAGAATCCGACCGCAAATCAGGAAAAAATACAATTGTGGTTCAAATAGGCGGCAAAAAAGCAAAAAACTATCACTTTGCTTTAATTGTAAGCGCTATGGTTTTGGTAGTTGTTTTTGCTGTTTTAAGTGATTACCGTTTAGACCAATATTTATTCTTACTAGCGTATATTCCTTTAACTAAACATTTAATTACGATTTATAAAAATCAGAATCCTAAGCTATTAGATCCTGAATTGAAAAAACTGGCATTAAGCACATTTCTGCTTTCAATACTGCTAACAATCTGTATGATTTCGTTAGCAGCAGATATTTTTGTTAACCTTTTTATGGGCGGAAGATAA
- a CDS encoding 1,4-dihydroxy-2-naphthoyl-CoA synthase yields MDWITAREFEDITYKKCNGVARIAFNRPNVRNAFRPKTTSELYQAFYDAQEDTSIGVVLLSAEGPSTKDGVYSFCSGGDQNARGHQGYVGDDGQHRLNILEVQRLIRFMPKVVIAVVPGWAVGGGHSLHVVCDMTLASKEHAIFKQTDADVTSFDGGYGSAYLAKMVGQKKAREIFFLGRNYSAQEAFEMGMVNAVIPHDELEATAYEWAQEILQKSPTSIKMLKFAMNLTDDGMVGQQVFAGEATRLAYMTEEAKEGRNAFLEKRKPNFGENKWIP; encoded by the coding sequence ATGGATTGGATTACAGCCAGAGAATTTGAAGATATAACCTATAAAAAATGTAACGGAGTTGCAAGAATTGCTTTTAACAGACCAAATGTTAGAAACGCATTTAGACCTAAAACAACTTCAGAATTATACCAGGCTTTTTACGACGCACAGGAAGATACTTCAATTGGAGTAGTTTTGCTTTCTGCTGAAGGCCCTTCAACTAAAGATGGAGTTTACTCTTTCTGCAGCGGAGGTGACCAAAATGCGCGCGGACATCAAGGATATGTTGGTGATGACGGTCAGCACCGTTTGAATATTTTAGAAGTACAGCGATTAATTCGTTTTATGCCAAAAGTTGTTATTGCTGTAGTGCCAGGCTGGGCTGTAGGCGGCGGACATAGTTTACATGTCGTTTGCGATATGACACTGGCTAGTAAGGAACACGCTATTTTTAAACAAACTGATGCTGATGTTACCAGTTTCGATGGAGGGTATGGATCTGCATACTTAGCGAAAATGGTTGGACAGAAAAAAGCCCGCGAAATTTTCTTTTTAGGAAGAAACTATTCTGCACAAGAAGCTTTTGAAATGGGAATGGTAAATGCCGTTATACCTCATGACGAACTTGAAGCAACTGCATACGAATGGGCTCAGGAAATCCTTCAAAAATCTCCAACGTCAATCAAAATGTTGAAATTCGCTATGAATTTAACCGATGATGGCATGGTTGGACAACAAGTATTTGCAGGAGAAGCGACTCGTTTGGCTTATATGACCGAAGAAGCAAAAGAAGGAAGAAATGCCTTTTTAGAGAAAAGAAAACCAAACTTCGGTGAAAATAAATGGATCCCGTAA
- a CDS encoding DUF2853 family protein, with translation MSKREELIAKYAADLKDKCGVTPNMDLLTKVTIGCGPSIYKDDAATVAGSDKSELETVKNNFLIKKLGLKDSPELDKGIEAVIEKYGKSNKHKYRVVVYYLLTIHFKKESVYK, from the coding sequence ATGAGCAAAAGAGAAGAATTAATTGCAAAGTATGCCGCTGATTTGAAAGATAAATGCGGCGTTACGCCAAACATGGATTTATTGACAAAAGTAACCATAGGCTGCGGACCATCAATTTATAAAGATGATGCTGCTACAGTTGCAGGAAGCGACAAATCTGAATTGGAAACCGTTAAAAATAATTTTTTAATTAAAAAATTAGGCTTAAAAGATAGTCCAGAATTGGATAAAGGTATCGAAGCCGTTATAGAAAAATACGGTAAATCCAATAAACATAAGTACCGAGTGGTTGTATATTATCTACTTACAATTCACTTTAAAAAAGAAAGTGTTTATAAATAA